A portion of the Rissa tridactyla isolate bRisTri1 chromosome 19, bRisTri1.patW.cur.20221130, whole genome shotgun sequence genome contains these proteins:
- the WNK4 gene encoding serine/threonine-protein kinase WNK4 isoform X3 — protein MLAAEPAAAGAMSQPEAERAGGGSAPEPEPEPEPGPGLPGRAPHRSRGRRPSGRDSRRASSRFNRRSSAELELLGYPAPGGQRGGSPPPAVAGGRREPEETESEEVETRAVATSPDGRFLKFDIEIGRGSFKTVYKGLDTETTVEVAWCELQTRKLSKTERQRFSEEVEMLKGLQHPNIVRFYDSWKSSIKGQICIVLVTELMTSGTLKTYLKRFKEMKLKVLQRWSRQILKGLHFLHTRSPPIIHRDLKCDNIFITGPTGSVKIGDLGLATLKRASFAKSVIGTPEFMAPEMYEEKYDEAVDVYAFGMCMLEMATSEYPYSECQNAAQIYRKVTSGLKPSSFYKVKVPELKEIIEGCIRMDKNERYTIQDLLEHSFFQEDTGVHVELAEEDDGVKSGLKLWLRMDDTKKLHGKYKDNNAIEFLFELYKDVAEEVAQEMVVLGFVCEADYKLVAKAVRDRVVAIKRKREKLKRAQDVPSPAEPEQPPGVLRLLEELKSPLPPGAPAPTPATAGSGDSLFSSTFPPEPEEPEADQHFAYRHTSYSSATSDCETDGYLSSSGFLDSPAPAHRSSSAGDPASPPPARSARCFPTSIAVQLPTERLPPASGFSSPVDSYASDVASGMSDGCEGLSASERGTEVPPKRASGKLLRRRARSRLRITNISDKNDRVVECQLQTYNNKMVTFKFDLDGDNPEEIAAVMVHNEFILKSERDGFIHRIRDIIHRVQTLLRKDGRSAAELPESPEAERSVGSPADLQLQELSRSISSSSSLSDLGCTSPSLSVQSPVLPSMSSSLSENDLASPAEPPAAPAREPRPTLLGSPAGSVQTWPLVSTAPPWLTASPAFPAFPQTPPSTPGGPVPPALPQALLSPLPLPTSPVPSGPSSPLSPPVTSTAWSPTVPLLSLANVFSLAVMSVAHTLLPAVSSIASSGGHFYPSLLPRPQNLVLGPPRFVYPDPASMAKPAPASGGTLESVGANVPTAGGPVPFPPPAPAPPCPAGSEAAGSPLPSLSTSTPGSPEGSTVSPGSPRPSHPLIISESPAPGMPKARLSPIKEAEAKPQILGRFQVMPIRDPVATSSVPGSSEGSSEGEQRGAEPAASGSPLPAAPDTESSSSSDSDSALERVEQDPEAEEGTVAPPESDREGAGEEGTESVPQAMVSQVWLNYSRSLSYLSSDDTESEDEEIWEELQNLRQKHLAEVQLLQSAQKKEIEELYLRMGKQPPLGIVSPAAMLSSRQRRLSKGSFNPSRRNSLQRLELAQPPAGIMRRNSLSGSSTGSQEQRLSKGVTFADDFGRM, from the exons ATGCTGGCGGCcgagcccgccgccgccggagccatGTCCCAGCCCGAGGCGGagagggcgggcggcggctccgcgccggagccggagccggagccggagccggggccggggctccccGGGAGGGCCCCGCACCGCAGCCGCGGTCGGCGGCCCTCGGGGCGCGACTCCCGCCGCGCCTCCTCCCGCTTCAACCGGCGGAGCTCGGccgagctggagctgctgggctacccggcgccgggcgggcagcgcggggggtCGCCGCCGCCGGCGGTCGCCGGCGGTCGCCGGGAGCCGGAGGAGACGGAGAGCGAGGAGGTGGAGACGCGCGCCGTCGCCACCTCCCCCGACGGCCGGTTCCTCAAGTTCGACATCGAGATCGGCCGCGGCTCCTTCAAGACCGTCTACAAGGGGCTGGACACGGAGACCACCGTGGAGGTGGCCTGGTGTGAGCTGCAG ACACGGAAGCTGTCGAAGACGGAGCGGCAGCGGTTCAGCGAGGAGGTGGAGATGCTGAAGGGGCTGCAGCATCCCAACATCGTCCGCTTCTACGACTCCTGGAAGTCGTCCATCAAAGGCCAGATCTGCATCGTGTTGGTCACAGAGCTCATGACGTCCGGCACCCTGAAAAC TTATCTGAAGCGGTTCAAGGAGATGaagctgaaggtgctgcagcgcTGGAGCCGGCAGATCCTCAAGGGGCTGCATTTCCTGCACACCCGCTCGCCCCCCATCATCCACCGCGACCTCAAGTGCGACAACATCTTCATCACGGGCCCCACCGGCTCCGTCAAGATCGGGGACCTGGGCCTGGCCACGCTCAAGCGAGCCTCCTTCGCCAAGAGCGTCATAG GCACCCCCGAGTTCATGGCGCCGGAGATGTACGAGGAGAAGTACGATGAGGCGGTGGACGTCTACGCCTTCGGGATGTGCATGCTGGAGATGGCCACCTCGGAGTACCCCTACTCCGAGTGCCAGAACGCCGCCCAGATCTACCGCAAGGTCACCTCG GGCCTGAAGCCCAGCAGTTTCTACAAGGTGAAGGTTCCGGAGCTGAAGGAGATCATCGAGGGCTGTATCCGCATGGACAAGAAcgagag GTACACCATCCAGGACCTGCTGGAGCACTCCTTCTTCCAGGAGGACACCGGAGTGCACGTGGAGCTGGCCGAGGAGGACGATGGAGTCAAGTCTGGGCTCAAGCTCTGGCTGCGCATGGATGACACAAAGAAGCTGCACGGCAAGTACAAGGACAACAATGCCATCGAGTTCCTCTTCGAGCTCTACAAGGACGTGGCGGAGGAGGTGGCCCAGGAGATG GTGGTCCTTGGCTTCGTCTGCGAGGCCGACTACAAGCTGGTCGCCAAGGCGGTGCGGGACCGTGTGGTGGCCATCAAGCGCAAGCGGGAGAAGCTGAAGCGCGCCCAGGACGTGCCGTCGCCTGCGGAGCCGGAGCAGCCACCAGGCGTCCTGCGGCTGCTGGAAGAGCTCAAGTCCCCGCTGCCACCAGGTGCCCCCGCACCCACCCCGGCCACCGCTGGCTCCGGGGACTCCCTCTTCAGCAGCACCTTCCCCCCGGAGCCCGAGGAGCCCGAGGCCGACCAGCACTTCGCCTACCGACACACCAGCTACTCCTCGGCCACCT CCGACTGCGAGACAGATGGCTACCTGAGCTCCTCCGGCTTCCTGGACTCCCCGGCCCCGGCCCATCGCAGCTCCTCAGCAGGGGACCCTGCCAGCCCGCCCCCTGCCCGTTCCGCACGCTGCTTCCCCACG AGCATCGCGGTGCAGCTGCCCACCGAGCGCCTTCCCCCCGCCAGCGGCTTCTCCTCCCCGGTGGACAG CTATGCCTCAGACGTGGCGTCCGGCATGAGCGACGGCTGCGAGGGGCTCTCGGCCAGCGAGCGGGGCACCGAGGTGCCGCCCAAGCGAGCCTCGGGGAAGCTGCTGCGGCGCCGAGCCCGGTCCCGGCTGCGCATCACCAAC ATCTCCGACAAGAATGACCGGGTGGTGGAGTGCCAGCTGCAGACCTACAACAACAAGATGGTGACCTTCAAGTTCGACCTGGACGGGGACAACCCGGAGGAAATTGCAGCCGTCATG gTCCACAACGAGTTCATCCTCAAGTCGGAGCGGGACGGCTTCATCCACCGCATCCGGGACATCATCCACCGCGTGCAGACCCTGCTGCGCAAGGACGGACGCAGCGCCGCCGAGCTGCCCGAGAGCCCCGAGGCCGAGCGCAGCGTGGGCAGCCCT GCGGacctgcagctgcaggagctcTCGCGCTCCATCTCCTCCTCGTCCTCGCTCAGCG ACCTGGGCTGCACCAGTCCCAGCCTCTCGGTCCAGTCCCCCGTCCTGCCGTCGATGAGCAGCTCCCTGTCGGAGAACGACCTCGCCAGCCCCGCGGAGCCGCCGGCAGCTCCAGCCCGGGAGCCACGGCCGACACTGCTGGGCTCCCCCGCAG GCTCCGTGCAGACCTGGCCCCTCGTCTCGACGGCTCCCCCCTGGCTGACGGCGTCACCTGCATTCCCAGCGTTCCCGCAGACCCCCCCAAGCACCCCGGGGGGGCCTGTCCCACCGGCCCTGCCCCAAGCCCTCCTGTCCCCACTGCCGCTCCCCActtcccctgtccccagcgggcccagcagccccctgagCCCCCCTGTGACCAGCACAGCCTGGTCCCCCActgtccccctcctctccctggccAACGTCTTCTCCCTGGCAGTGATGAGCGTGGCGCACACGCTGCTGCCCGCTGTCTCCTCCATCGCCAGCTCGGGTGGGCACTTCTACCCCTCGCTGCTGCCGCGGCCGCAGAACCTCGTCCTGGGGCCCCCGCGCTTTGTCTACCCTGACCCTGCCAGCATGGccaagccagccccggcctcTGGTGGGACCCTGGAATCAGTGGGGGCAAATGTACCCACTGCCGGGGGACCCGTGCcattccctcccccagcaccagccccaccGTGCCCCGCAGGCAGCGAGGCTGCGGGGAGTCCCCTGCCATCACTAAGCACATCCACGCCCGGGAGCCCAGAGGGCAGCACG GTGTCGCCCGGCTCCCCCAGGCCCAGCCACCCACTCATCATCTCGGAGTCGCCAGCCCCTGGCATGCCCAAAGCCCGGCTCTCGCCCATCAAGGAAG cagaagCCAAGCCCCAGATCCTGGGCCGGTTCCAAGTGATGCCAATCAGGGACCCAGTCGCGACCTCCTCGGTGCCGGGCAGCAGTGAGGGCAGCAGCGAGGGTGAGCAGCGTGGTGCGGAGCCGGCAGCGAGCGGCTCCCCCCTGCCCGCGGCCCCCGACACAGAGAGCAGCTCAAGCAGCGACTCGGACTCGGCGCTGGAGCGGGTGGAGCAGGACCCAGAGGCCGAGGAGGGCACGGTGGCACCGCCGGAGAGCGACCGGGAAGGTGCCGGGGAGGAGGGCACAGAGAGCGTGCCGcaggccatggtgagccaggtgTGGCTGAACTACTCCCGCAGCTTGTCCTACCTGAGCAGCGACGACACCGAGAGCGAGGACGAGGAGATCTGGGAGGAGCTGCAGAACCTGCGCCAGAA GCACCTGGCCGAGGTACAGCTGCTGCAGAGTGCCCAGAAGAAGGAGATCGAGGAGCTCTACCTGCGGATGGGGAAGCAGCCGCCGCTGGGCATCGTCTCCCCCGCCGCCATGCTCTCCAGCCGCCAGCGACGCCTCTCCAAGGGCAGCTTCAACCCCTCCCGCCGCAACAGCCTGCAGCGCCTGGAGCTGGCGCAACCCCCAG CAGGCATCATGCGCCGTAACTCGCTGAGCGGCAGCAGCACTGGCTCGCAGGAGCAGCGGCTCAGCAAGGGGGTGACCTTCGCTGATGACTTCGGCCGGATG TAG
- the WNK4 gene encoding serine/threonine-protein kinase WNK4 isoform X4, which yields MLAAEPAAAGAMSQPEAERAGGGSAPEPEPEPEPGPGLPGRAPHRSRGRRPSGRDSRRASSRFNRRSSAELELLGYPAPGGQRGGSPPPAVAGGRREPEETESEEVETRAVATSPDGRFLKFDIEIGRGSFKTVYKGLDTETTVEVAWCELQTRKLSKTERQRFSEEVEMLKGLQHPNIVRFYDSWKSSIKGQICIVLVTELMTSGTLKTYLKRFKEMKLKVLQRWSRQILKGLHFLHTRSPPIIHRDLKCDNIFITGPTGSVKIGDLGLATLKRASFAKSVIGTPEFMAPEMYEEKYDEAVDVYAFGMCMLEMATSEYPYSECQNAAQIYRKVTSGLKPSSFYKVKVPELKEIIEGCIRMDKNERYTIQDLLEHSFFQEDTGVHVELAEEDDGVKSGLKLWLRMDDTKKLHGKYKDNNAIEFLFELYKDVAEEVAQEMVVLGFVCEADYKLVAKAVRDRVVAIKRKREKLKRAQDVPSPAEPEQPPGVLRLLEELKSPLPPGAPAPTPATAGSGDSLFSSTFPPEPEEPEADQHFAYRHTSYSSATSDCETDGYLSSSGFLDSPAPAHRSSSAGDPASPPPARSARCFPTSIAVQLPTERLPPASGFSSPVDSYASDVASGMSDGCEGLSASERGTEVPPKRASGKLLRRRARSRLRITNISDKNDRVVECQLQTYNNKMVTFKFDLDGDNPEEIAAVMVHNEFILKSERDGFIHRIRDIIHRVQTLLRKDGRSAAELPESPEAERSVGSPADLQLQELSRSISSSSSLSDLGCTSPSLSVQSPVLPSMSSSLSENDLASPAEPPAAPAREPRPTLLGSPAGSVQTWPLVSTAPPWLTASPAFPAFPQTPPSTPGGPVPPALPQALLSPLPLPTSPVPSGPSSPLSPPVTSTAWSPTVPLLSLANVFSLAVMSVAHTLLPAVSSIASSGGHFYPSLLPRPQNLVLGPPRFVYPDPASMAKPAPASGGTLESVGANVPTAGGPVPFPPPAPAPPCPAGSEAAGSPLPSLSTSTPGSPEGSTVSPGSPRPSHPLIISESPAPGMPKARLSPIKEAEAKPQILGRFQVMPIRDPVATSSVPGSSEGSSEGEQRGAEPAASGSPLPAAPDTESSSSSDSDSALERVEQDPEAEEGTVAPPESDREGAGEEGTESVPQAMVSQVWLNYSRSLSYLSSDDTESEDEEIWEELQNLRQKHLAEVQLLQSAQKKEIEELYLRMGKQPPLGIVSPAAMLSSRQRRLSKGSFNPSRRNSLQRLELAQPPGIMRRNSLSGSSTGSQEQRLSKGVTFADDFGRM from the exons ATGCTGGCGGCcgagcccgccgccgccggagccatGTCCCAGCCCGAGGCGGagagggcgggcggcggctccgcgccggagccggagccggagccggagccggggccggggctccccGGGAGGGCCCCGCACCGCAGCCGCGGTCGGCGGCCCTCGGGGCGCGACTCCCGCCGCGCCTCCTCCCGCTTCAACCGGCGGAGCTCGGccgagctggagctgctgggctacccggcgccgggcgggcagcgcggggggtCGCCGCCGCCGGCGGTCGCCGGCGGTCGCCGGGAGCCGGAGGAGACGGAGAGCGAGGAGGTGGAGACGCGCGCCGTCGCCACCTCCCCCGACGGCCGGTTCCTCAAGTTCGACATCGAGATCGGCCGCGGCTCCTTCAAGACCGTCTACAAGGGGCTGGACACGGAGACCACCGTGGAGGTGGCCTGGTGTGAGCTGCAG ACACGGAAGCTGTCGAAGACGGAGCGGCAGCGGTTCAGCGAGGAGGTGGAGATGCTGAAGGGGCTGCAGCATCCCAACATCGTCCGCTTCTACGACTCCTGGAAGTCGTCCATCAAAGGCCAGATCTGCATCGTGTTGGTCACAGAGCTCATGACGTCCGGCACCCTGAAAAC TTATCTGAAGCGGTTCAAGGAGATGaagctgaaggtgctgcagcgcTGGAGCCGGCAGATCCTCAAGGGGCTGCATTTCCTGCACACCCGCTCGCCCCCCATCATCCACCGCGACCTCAAGTGCGACAACATCTTCATCACGGGCCCCACCGGCTCCGTCAAGATCGGGGACCTGGGCCTGGCCACGCTCAAGCGAGCCTCCTTCGCCAAGAGCGTCATAG GCACCCCCGAGTTCATGGCGCCGGAGATGTACGAGGAGAAGTACGATGAGGCGGTGGACGTCTACGCCTTCGGGATGTGCATGCTGGAGATGGCCACCTCGGAGTACCCCTACTCCGAGTGCCAGAACGCCGCCCAGATCTACCGCAAGGTCACCTCG GGCCTGAAGCCCAGCAGTTTCTACAAGGTGAAGGTTCCGGAGCTGAAGGAGATCATCGAGGGCTGTATCCGCATGGACAAGAAcgagag GTACACCATCCAGGACCTGCTGGAGCACTCCTTCTTCCAGGAGGACACCGGAGTGCACGTGGAGCTGGCCGAGGAGGACGATGGAGTCAAGTCTGGGCTCAAGCTCTGGCTGCGCATGGATGACACAAAGAAGCTGCACGGCAAGTACAAGGACAACAATGCCATCGAGTTCCTCTTCGAGCTCTACAAGGACGTGGCGGAGGAGGTGGCCCAGGAGATG GTGGTCCTTGGCTTCGTCTGCGAGGCCGACTACAAGCTGGTCGCCAAGGCGGTGCGGGACCGTGTGGTGGCCATCAAGCGCAAGCGGGAGAAGCTGAAGCGCGCCCAGGACGTGCCGTCGCCTGCGGAGCCGGAGCAGCCACCAGGCGTCCTGCGGCTGCTGGAAGAGCTCAAGTCCCCGCTGCCACCAGGTGCCCCCGCACCCACCCCGGCCACCGCTGGCTCCGGGGACTCCCTCTTCAGCAGCACCTTCCCCCCGGAGCCCGAGGAGCCCGAGGCCGACCAGCACTTCGCCTACCGACACACCAGCTACTCCTCGGCCACCT CCGACTGCGAGACAGATGGCTACCTGAGCTCCTCCGGCTTCCTGGACTCCCCGGCCCCGGCCCATCGCAGCTCCTCAGCAGGGGACCCTGCCAGCCCGCCCCCTGCCCGTTCCGCACGCTGCTTCCCCACG AGCATCGCGGTGCAGCTGCCCACCGAGCGCCTTCCCCCCGCCAGCGGCTTCTCCTCCCCGGTGGACAG CTATGCCTCAGACGTGGCGTCCGGCATGAGCGACGGCTGCGAGGGGCTCTCGGCCAGCGAGCGGGGCACCGAGGTGCCGCCCAAGCGAGCCTCGGGGAAGCTGCTGCGGCGCCGAGCCCGGTCCCGGCTGCGCATCACCAAC ATCTCCGACAAGAATGACCGGGTGGTGGAGTGCCAGCTGCAGACCTACAACAACAAGATGGTGACCTTCAAGTTCGACCTGGACGGGGACAACCCGGAGGAAATTGCAGCCGTCATG gTCCACAACGAGTTCATCCTCAAGTCGGAGCGGGACGGCTTCATCCACCGCATCCGGGACATCATCCACCGCGTGCAGACCCTGCTGCGCAAGGACGGACGCAGCGCCGCCGAGCTGCCCGAGAGCCCCGAGGCCGAGCGCAGCGTGGGCAGCCCT GCGGacctgcagctgcaggagctcTCGCGCTCCATCTCCTCCTCGTCCTCGCTCAGCG ACCTGGGCTGCACCAGTCCCAGCCTCTCGGTCCAGTCCCCCGTCCTGCCGTCGATGAGCAGCTCCCTGTCGGAGAACGACCTCGCCAGCCCCGCGGAGCCGCCGGCAGCTCCAGCCCGGGAGCCACGGCCGACACTGCTGGGCTCCCCCGCAG GCTCCGTGCAGACCTGGCCCCTCGTCTCGACGGCTCCCCCCTGGCTGACGGCGTCACCTGCATTCCCAGCGTTCCCGCAGACCCCCCCAAGCACCCCGGGGGGGCCTGTCCCACCGGCCCTGCCCCAAGCCCTCCTGTCCCCACTGCCGCTCCCCActtcccctgtccccagcgggcccagcagccccctgagCCCCCCTGTGACCAGCACAGCCTGGTCCCCCActgtccccctcctctccctggccAACGTCTTCTCCCTGGCAGTGATGAGCGTGGCGCACACGCTGCTGCCCGCTGTCTCCTCCATCGCCAGCTCGGGTGGGCACTTCTACCCCTCGCTGCTGCCGCGGCCGCAGAACCTCGTCCTGGGGCCCCCGCGCTTTGTCTACCCTGACCCTGCCAGCATGGccaagccagccccggcctcTGGTGGGACCCTGGAATCAGTGGGGGCAAATGTACCCACTGCCGGGGGACCCGTGCcattccctcccccagcaccagccccaccGTGCCCCGCAGGCAGCGAGGCTGCGGGGAGTCCCCTGCCATCACTAAGCACATCCACGCCCGGGAGCCCAGAGGGCAGCACG GTGTCGCCCGGCTCCCCCAGGCCCAGCCACCCACTCATCATCTCGGAGTCGCCAGCCCCTGGCATGCCCAAAGCCCGGCTCTCGCCCATCAAGGAAG cagaagCCAAGCCCCAGATCCTGGGCCGGTTCCAAGTGATGCCAATCAGGGACCCAGTCGCGACCTCCTCGGTGCCGGGCAGCAGTGAGGGCAGCAGCGAGGGTGAGCAGCGTGGTGCGGAGCCGGCAGCGAGCGGCTCCCCCCTGCCCGCGGCCCCCGACACAGAGAGCAGCTCAAGCAGCGACTCGGACTCGGCGCTGGAGCGGGTGGAGCAGGACCCAGAGGCCGAGGAGGGCACGGTGGCACCGCCGGAGAGCGACCGGGAAGGTGCCGGGGAGGAGGGCACAGAGAGCGTGCCGcaggccatggtgagccaggtgTGGCTGAACTACTCCCGCAGCTTGTCCTACCTGAGCAGCGACGACACCGAGAGCGAGGACGAGGAGATCTGGGAGGAGCTGCAGAACCTGCGCCAGAA GCACCTGGCCGAGGTACAGCTGCTGCAGAGTGCCCAGAAGAAGGAGATCGAGGAGCTCTACCTGCGGATGGGGAAGCAGCCGCCGCTGGGCATCGTCTCCCCCGCCGCCATGCTCTCCAGCCGCCAGCGACGCCTCTCCAAGGGCAGCTTCAACCCCTCCCGCCGCAACAGCCTGCAGCGCCTGGAGCTGGCGCAACCCCCAG GCATCATGCGCCGTAACTCGCTGAGCGGCAGCAGCACTGGCTCGCAGGAGCAGCGGCTCAGCAAGGGGGTGACCTTCGCTGATGACTTCGGCCGGATG TAG